The following proteins come from a genomic window of Proteiniphilum propionicum:
- a CDS encoding TrkH family potassium uptake protein, which yields MIRTRAVIKYLGFILLFNSLFLFIAATISYAYKEDSFNALLFSGVFCAASGILPQLFIKKIDEIVFHEGLAISVLGWIITCFAGMIPYCFWGGEFTLANALFESVSGYTTTGASTLSNVEALPKGLLFWRASTSFIGGVGIILFVLLILPEKKGVISSFYRSEVSDLSRMSFRIRSKHITRIVVSVYLSLIITQIILLKLFGMSLFDAVCHSFSTVATSGFSTKNLSIASYNNLGIEIVTMFFMLVSSMHFGLIYATLTRKKLNIFTSHPTQMYMLVILIGIILITLQLTHEKIFGFWDSLRHAAFQVISLTSTTGLVTADTSVWPIFSIIILCYFSIQCGMVGSTAGGIKFDRVYLFFSSVKKQLKLILHPEGVYAVRMNKIVIVHDLELQIMVFIIFYILTFSITTLILSFMGIDGMTSFSASIATIGNVGPGFGEVGSVSNYGHLPNAAKYVLSANMFLGRLEIMNVFALFLMLVKKKER from the coding sequence ATGATACGGACAAGGGCTGTAATAAAATATTTAGGTTTCATTTTACTATTCAATTCGCTGTTTCTCTTCATTGCCGCTACAATTTCCTATGCATATAAAGAAGACTCCTTTAATGCTCTGTTATTCAGTGGCGTTTTTTGTGCCGCATCGGGAATCTTACCACAGCTTTTTATCAAAAAGATTGATGAGATTGTGTTTCATGAGGGATTGGCAATAAGTGTTCTGGGATGGATAATTACCTGTTTTGCCGGTATGATTCCGTACTGTTTTTGGGGAGGGGAGTTCACACTTGCAAATGCGCTGTTTGAAAGTGTATCCGGCTACACTACAACAGGAGCAAGCACTTTGAGTAATGTGGAAGCATTGCCTAAAGGGTTGCTTTTCTGGCGGGCATCCACCTCTTTCATTGGGGGAGTAGGAATTATCCTGTTTGTATTATTGATCCTTCCAGAAAAGAAAGGTGTTATATCCAGCTTTTATCGTTCAGAGGTATCAGATCTCTCCAGAATGAGTTTCAGAATAAGATCTAAGCATATTACCCGCATAGTTGTTTCGGTCTATTTAAGTCTTATTATCACTCAAATAATTCTTTTGAAATTATTTGGCATGAGTCTTTTCGATGCTGTCTGCCACTCATTCTCCACGGTTGCCACATCGGGATTCTCTACAAAAAACTTAAGTATAGCTTCATACAACAACTTGGGAATTGAGATTGTTACAATGTTTTTCATGCTGGTAAGCAGTATGCATTTTGGATTGATCTATGCTACTTTGACAAGGAAAAAACTCAATATATTCACTTCCCATCCAACACAAATGTATATGCTCGTTATATTAATCGGGATTATATTGATAACACTTCAACTCACCCATGAGAAAATATTTGGATTTTGGGACTCCTTACGGCATGCAGCTTTTCAGGTGATCTCACTAACTAGTACTACAGGCCTGGTTACAGCTGATACTTCAGTTTGGCCTATTTTCTCAATCATCATATTATGCTATTTCTCTATTCAGTGTGGTATGGTAGGTTCTACCGCAGGAGGGATTAAATTCGACAGGGTTTACCTCTTCTTCTCCTCTGTAAAAAAACAGTTAAAACTAATTCTTCACCCAGAAGGAGTTTACGCCGTGAGAATGAACAAGATAGTCATTGTGCACGATCTGGAACTGCAAATCATGGTGTTCATTATATTCTATATCCTTACTTTTTCAATTACCACTCTCATACTCTCTTTCATGGGGATAGACGGAATGACATCTTTTTCAGCATCAATTGCCACTATAGGCAACGTTGGGCCGGGCTTTGGAGAGGTAGGGTCGGTCAGTAACTACGGACATCTGCCCAATGCTGCTAAATATGTTCTTTCTGCAAATATGTTTCTCGGTCGACTTGAAATAATGAATGTGTTTGCTCTGTTTTTAATGTTGGTTAAGAAAAAGGAAAGGTAA
- a CDS encoding Sb-PDE family phosphodiesterase: MTQRNILLIGFLLLSMLIFGQRGTVEGMMYLDENRRPVYRENIIIPEVNGYEVLKCDFHMHSVFSDGQVWPTIRNQEAWEEGLDAFALTDHIEYQPHKADVRTDHNRGYELLKDVAPKNNIILVNGSEITRNTPPGHFNAIYVKDSSPFIEDRSNEHNKAAVMKAAEQDAFIFWNHPGWQPGIEGSYEWLPLIEDLYKSGALHGIEVINGFGLHMKALDWCVDKGLTVMGSTDAHNLIGHDYDKSKDYVHRTMTLVMAKERTPESIREALNSGRTVAWASKILAGKEENVRSLFNACVKLMPGHYIQENKNGEKTIFYELKNNSDLYFELKLTLGNGTRSITLYPRSTQLISAAEGQQSLSYDVTSTYVRSDKHLNVTFSLE, from the coding sequence ATGACACAAAGAAACATTTTACTGATTGGATTTTTGCTGTTGTCTATGCTGATATTCGGACAACGAGGCACTGTTGAGGGAATGATGTACCTCGATGAAAATAGGCGGCCTGTGTATCGTGAAAATATTATCATACCCGAAGTGAATGGGTATGAAGTACTTAAATGTGATTTCCATATGCACTCGGTTTTTTCCGACGGACAGGTGTGGCCCACTATCCGTAACCAGGAGGCATGGGAAGAGGGTCTGGATGCATTTGCCCTGACAGATCATATAGAGTATCAGCCACATAAAGCAGATGTGAGAACTGATCACAACCGTGGGTATGAGCTTCTTAAAGATGTTGCCCCGAAAAATAACATCATCTTGGTAAATGGATCGGAAATAACCCGTAATACTCCTCCGGGCCACTTTAATGCAATTTATGTTAAGGATTCATCACCCTTTATAGAGGATAGAAGCAATGAGCATAACAAGGCTGCTGTGATGAAAGCGGCAGAGCAGGATGCTTTTATCTTCTGGAACCATCCCGGTTGGCAGCCAGGCATAGAAGGATCATATGAATGGCTCCCGTTAATCGAAGATCTCTATAAAAGTGGGGCATTGCACGGAATTGAGGTTATCAACGGTTTTGGGTTACATATGAAAGCACTCGATTGGTGCGTTGATAAAGGATTGACAGTGATGGGCAGTACTGATGCACACAACCTGATAGGGCATGATTATGATAAAAGCAAAGATTATGTGCACAGAACTATGACATTGGTGATGGCAAAAGAGAGAACGCCCGAGTCTATTCGTGAAGCGTTGAATTCAGGCCGTACCGTTGCCTGGGCAAGCAAAATACTGGCAGGAAAAGAGGAGAATGTGAGAAGTCTGTTCAATGCCTGTGTTAAGCTAATGCCGGGGCACTATATACAGGAAAATAAAAATGGTGAAAAAACGATATTCTACGAATTAAAAAATAACAGCGATCTTTATTTCGAACTTAAATTAACATTGGGCAATGGCACCCGGAGTATTACTCTTTACCCCCGTTCAACGCAGCTTATCTCTGCTGCAGAAGGACAGCAATCGCTCTCATATGATGTTACTTCAACTTATGTTAGAAGCGATAAACATCTGAACGTGACTTTTTCGCTGGAATAG